A genomic stretch from Erwinia sp. E_sp_B01_1 includes:
- a CDS encoding oxidoreductase codes for MSIEKKPVWFITGCSTGFGRELAKELLQKEYNVVVTARDKSKVEDLLDGSDDRAIAVALDVTDNTSIKQAVDAALAKFGTIDVLVNNAGYGYQSSVEEGEDREIRAQFDANVFGLFAMTRAVLPTLRKAGSGHIINITSVAGIIGFPGSGYYSASKHAVEGWSDSLQAEVEPLGIQVTCVEPGPFRTDWAGRSLHQTPSRIEDYSETVAARMKSTSENSGKQSGDPVRAAQAIIALTEASSAPRHLVMGSWGYDAVTAKIKARLSQIEAWKALSVGTDFPK; via the coding sequence ATGAGCATTGAGAAAAAACCCGTCTGGTTTATTACCGGTTGCTCCACCGGCTTTGGCCGTGAACTGGCTAAAGAGTTGCTGCAAAAAGAGTACAACGTGGTGGTTACCGCCCGCGATAAAAGCAAAGTTGAGGATCTGCTTGACGGGTCCGACGATCGTGCCATCGCCGTGGCGCTGGATGTCACTGATAACACTTCAATTAAACAGGCTGTGGATGCTGCGCTGGCTAAATTTGGCACCATTGATGTGCTGGTCAACAACGCCGGTTACGGCTATCAGTCTTCGGTGGAAGAGGGGGAAGATCGGGAGATTCGCGCTCAGTTCGACGCGAATGTATTTGGTCTGTTTGCCATGACCCGCGCGGTATTACCAACCCTGCGCAAAGCGGGAAGCGGCCATATCATCAACATTACTTCCGTGGCTGGCATCATCGGCTTCCCCGGCTCGGGTTATTACTCGGCCAGCAAACACGCGGTAGAAGGATGGTCAGACTCTTTGCAGGCTGAAGTGGAGCCGCTGGGTATTCAGGTCACCTGCGTGGAGCCGGGCCCGTTCCGCACCGACTGGGCTGGTCGCTCGCTGCATCAGACCCCAAGCAGGATCGAGGACTACAGTGAAACGGTGGCGGCCAGAATGAAAAGCACCTCGGAAAACAGCGGCAAACAGTCGGGCGATCCGGTGCGTGCGGCTCAGGCGATCATCGCGCTTACCGAAGCCAGCTCCGCACCCCGTCATCTGGTGATGGGCAGCTGGGGCTATGACGCAGTCACCGCCAAAATCAAAGCCCGTCTCAGCCAGATTGAAGCCTGGAAAGCGCTCTCGGTTGGCACTGATTTCCCTAAGTAA
- the gabT gene encoding 4-aminobutyrate--2-oxoglutarate transaminase, which yields MHNLLAEQQTFSDNALFLDARDEHIPRGIVTAHPVVIAKGKGSEVWDVEGNRYLDFVAGIGVLNVGHSHPAVINAVTEQLQQVSHACFQVAAYPAYIELAKRLNKLVGAGEKYKSVFFTSGAEAVENAVKIARSYTNRSGIIAFDGAFHGRTLLGCTLTGMSQPYKQNFGPFPGDIYRVPFPNAFQGISEADCLKALDTLFAVQILPERVAAIIIEPVQGDGGFLPASPAFMQALREITTRHGIVLICDEVQTGFGRTGKMFGFQHTGIQPDLITVAKSLGGGLPISGVVGKAEMMEAPTPGGLGGTYGGNALACAASLAVLDLLEHTNLLERANQLGDQLKARLEQLADKYACIGDVRGIGFMRAMEIIDFETGKPDAALTQKILDCACQEGLLLIKCGVQRSTIRFLAPLVTSDSQLEEALHIIDIALARATGRLG from the coding sequence ATGCACAATTTACTGGCTGAGCAGCAGACATTTTCGGATAACGCGTTATTTCTTGATGCTCGTGACGAGCATATTCCCCGCGGCATAGTCACCGCGCACCCTGTCGTCATCGCCAAAGGTAAAGGTTCGGAAGTCTGGGATGTGGAGGGCAACCGCTATTTAGATTTTGTCGCAGGTATCGGCGTGCTGAACGTCGGGCACAGCCATCCGGCGGTGATTAACGCGGTGACGGAGCAGTTACAGCAGGTTTCTCACGCCTGTTTTCAGGTGGCGGCCTATCCGGCCTATATCGAACTGGCAAAGCGGCTGAATAAGCTGGTGGGAGCAGGAGAGAAATATAAAAGCGTCTTCTTCACCAGCGGGGCCGAAGCGGTAGAAAACGCGGTGAAAATTGCCCGCTCTTACACTAACCGATCCGGCATTATTGCCTTTGACGGCGCGTTTCATGGCCGGACATTATTAGGCTGTACGCTGACCGGTATGAGCCAGCCTTATAAACAGAATTTTGGTCCTTTTCCCGGCGATATTTATCGCGTGCCTTTCCCCAATGCGTTCCAGGGGATTTCGGAAGCGGACTGCTTAAAAGCGCTGGATACGCTGTTTGCCGTGCAGATCCTGCCCGAACGCGTTGCGGCGATCATTATCGAACCGGTGCAGGGCGATGGTGGCTTCCTGCCTGCATCCCCGGCGTTTATGCAGGCGCTGCGTGAGATCACCACGCGGCATGGCATAGTGCTGATTTGTGATGAAGTTCAGACCGGTTTTGGCCGCACCGGCAAAATGTTCGGCTTCCAGCACACCGGCATCCAGCCCGATCTGATCACCGTAGCCAAAAGCCTGGGCGGCGGTCTGCCAATCTCAGGCGTGGTGGGTAAAGCGGAGATGATGGAGGCGCCAACGCCCGGTGGCCTGGGCGGCACTTACGGCGGCAACGCGCTGGCCTGTGCGGCTTCGCTGGCGGTACTGGATCTGCTGGAACACACGAATTTGCTGGAACGCGCTAACCAATTGGGCGATCAGCTAAAAGCCAGGCTGGAGCAACTGGCCGACAAATACGCCTGTATCGGTGACGTGCGCGGCATTGGCTTTATGCGGGCGATGGAGATCATCGACTTTGAAACCGGCAAGCCGGATGCCGCGCTGACGCAGAAAATTCTCGACTGTGCCTGTCAGGAAGGGCTGTTGCTGATCAAATGTGGTGTCCAGCGCAGCACCATCCGTTTCCTGGCGCCGCTGGTGACCAGCGATTCCCAGCTGGAAGAGGCGCTGCATATTATTGATATTGCTCTGGCGCGCGCCACCGGAAGGCTCGGCTGA
- a CDS encoding GNAT family N-acetyltransferase, with product MIPPFVPRLASWQRGDFLLSTDPDLIDVDWVHQQLSAHTYWAKGQSRETTLRSLAGSLLFGLYHHQQQIGFGRLITDYCRFAYLSDVIVAQAHRGKGLGRWFAECVTEHPELTGVKRWMLATEDAHELYRRAGWQPVAEPQRLMEFVRPAREDR from the coding sequence ATGATCCCGCCGTTTGTTCCCCGTCTGGCCAGCTGGCAGCGTGGTGATTTTCTGTTAAGTACCGACCCGGATTTAATCGACGTTGACTGGGTTCACCAGCAGCTTTCCGCACACACTTACTGGGCTAAAGGCCAGAGCCGTGAGACCACGCTCCGTTCGCTGGCGGGTTCGTTGCTGTTCGGGCTTTACCACCACCAGCAGCAGATTGGTTTTGGCCGGTTGATTACCGACTATTGCCGGTTTGCCTACCTCAGCGACGTGATTGTGGCACAAGCGCACCGGGGGAAAGGGCTGGGTCGCTGGTTTGCCGAATGCGTGACGGAACATCCTGAACTGACTGGCGTAAAGCGCTGGATGCTGGCAACCGAAGATGCCCATGAACTTTACCGCCGGGCTGGCTGGCAGCCGGTGGCCGAACCGCAAAGGCTGATGGAATTTGTGCGGCCTGCAAGGGAGGATCGCTGA
- a CDS encoding hydantoinase B/oxoprolinase family protein has protein sequence MAIDGRNLQILANYCAAAADAMAFTLMRTAHSTFVKETEDFSCQIVSRSGLAFASPRSFGAPWYSGIDYGPVLALIDSYQQGDICITNDSYAGNVATHSPDIHIWKPVFHEGEIVCFVVGHIHNTDVGGAVPASLSRSLTDIVQEGLRIPPLKIITGGRLNEEVARIMRLNVRAPEQNWGDFNAQIASVNIGERKVQEIIARFGVEDFLSGIEGILDYAEKQARAIIATLPDGDYFYADYADEDSEGGYPCRIAVTLRVKGELLELDYTGSDPQLMSSLNMPTGGRERHPLALVGVTYVLSTLDKKLLLNAGTLRPTRAILPPGTIMNCEAPAAVGMRSLTCAMSQIATLGAFSLAIPDRLPANSPGGNSIMNIRTVDRQNRTVVASLGPVGGGSGGTPEHDGPEGSGGLSAFLKNTPIEINEAEVPVRFLRYGLACDSAGAGEYRGGLATEMVFEVFSPNTTITARNRNRSVFASAGTLGGKAGSLSWFQTRTPEGVITAHGNTDVIHCGPGDVVTVKGPGAGGYGAAKKRQPAAVLRDVNCGFVSEAAARRDYGVAIVQGEIDPLETAALRAAMPEPGAEHFDIGDARREFESLWTQERYRLLTAFLADRPVVWRHFLKHQIFAAVKAGEHGELAVSDQMAQLFSALIQRFPALTAS, from the coding sequence ATGGCAATTGATGGTCGTAACCTGCAAATTCTGGCTAACTACTGCGCGGCAGCGGCGGATGCGATGGCCTTTACCCTGATGCGCACCGCCCACTCCACCTTTGTGAAAGAGACCGAAGATTTCTCCTGCCAGATTGTCAGCCGCAGCGGCCTGGCTTTTGCCTCCCCGCGCAGCTTTGGTGCGCCCTGGTACAGCGGCATCGATTACGGCCCGGTGCTGGCGTTGATCGACAGTTATCAGCAAGGGGACATCTGCATCACCAACGACTCATACGCTGGCAACGTGGCGACCCATTCGCCCGATATCCATATCTGGAAGCCGGTGTTTCACGAGGGCGAGATTGTCTGCTTTGTGGTGGGGCATATCCATAACACCGATGTTGGCGGCGCGGTGCCCGCCTCGCTGTCCCGCTCCCTGACCGATATCGTGCAGGAGGGGCTGCGCATCCCGCCGCTGAAAATTATTACCGGCGGCAGACTCAACGAAGAAGTGGCCCGCATCATGCGGCTGAACGTGCGCGCACCGGAGCAGAACTGGGGAGACTTCAATGCACAAATCGCCTCGGTGAATATTGGCGAACGCAAGGTGCAGGAGATTATCGCCCGCTTTGGCGTGGAGGATTTTCTCAGCGGCATTGAAGGGATCCTGGACTACGCCGAAAAGCAGGCCAGAGCCATTATTGCCACGCTTCCCGACGGCGACTATTTCTATGCGGATTATGCCGACGAGGACAGCGAAGGCGGCTATCCCTGCCGCATCGCCGTCACGCTCAGGGTCAAAGGCGAGCTGCTGGAGCTGGATTACACCGGCAGCGATCCGCAACTGATGTCCTCGCTGAATATGCCCACTGGCGGACGTGAACGCCATCCGCTGGCGCTGGTCGGCGTGACGTATGTGCTCTCGACGCTGGATAAAAAATTACTGCTTAATGCAGGCACGCTGCGACCAACCCGCGCCATTTTGCCGCCGGGTACCATCATGAACTGTGAGGCGCCTGCCGCCGTGGGGATGCGCTCCCTGACCTGTGCGATGTCGCAGATTGCCACGCTGGGGGCGTTTTCACTGGCGATCCCCGACCGGCTTCCTGCCAATTCGCCCGGCGGCAATTCAATTATGAATATCCGCACCGTAGATCGGCAAAACCGCACGGTGGTGGCCTCCCTGGGGCCAGTGGGGGGCGGATCGGGAGGCACGCCGGAGCACGACGGACCGGAAGGATCGGGTGGGCTTTCTGCATTTCTGAAAAATACCCCGATTGAGATCAACGAGGCGGAAGTTCCGGTTCGCTTCCTGCGCTATGGCCTGGCCTGTGACAGCGCCGGAGCGGGTGAGTATCGCGGCGGGCTGGCGACGGAGATGGTTTTTGAAGTTTTCTCCCCCAATACCACCATTACTGCGCGCAACCGCAACCGATCGGTCTTTGCCTCGGCGGGGACGTTGGGCGGCAAGGCGGGCTCACTCTCCTGGTTCCAGACCCGGACACCGGAGGGCGTCATTACCGCGCATGGCAACACGGATGTGATTCATTGTGGGCCGGGCGATGTGGTCACGGTGAAAGGGCCGGGTGCCGGAGGTTATGGCGCGGCCAAAAAGCGCCAGCCAGCCGCGGTGCTTCGCGATGTGAACTGCGGATTTGTCTCTGAGGCCGCAGCCCGACGTGACTATGGCGTGGCGATAGTCCAGGGCGAAATTGACCCGCTGGAAACCGCTGCATTACGCGCAGCGATGCCAGAACCGGGCGCTGAACATTTCGATATTGGTGATGCCAGGCGGGAGTTTGAATCACTCTGGACGCAGGAGCGTTACCGGTTACTGACCGCCTTTCTTGCCGATCGTCCGGTAGTCTGGCGGCACTTTTTGAAGCACCAGATTTTTGCTGCGGTGAAAGCGGGGGAGCACGGTGAGCTGGCGGTGTCAGACCAGATGGCGCAGCTTTTTTCGGCCCTGATCCAGCGTTTCCCGGCGTTGACTGCCAGCTGA
- a CDS encoding M20 aminoacylase family protein: MNTDHLVALRRDLHANPELGFAEHRTAGIVADFLTALDIEVHRGIGKTGVVGVLRCGTSSRMIGLRADMDALPMDDAGSQAWKSQQPGRCHACGHDGHTTMLLGAAEALAHSRDFDGTVVFIFQPAEEGLAGAKAMIDDGLFTRFPCEAVYAVHNWPELPLGTAQTRPGPIMAAADRFDITVKGGGGHAAQPHLSPDTLLATSELVVQLNTIVARAVDPCEPALLTVTRINGGFSHNMIPAQATLTGTVRTFSPAVQDVIEKRLREMAEHVTAAQGLQAEVVYNRYYPATVNSAQQASLALLAAERAGLKTAEAPKPALTSEDFSFMLQAVPGAYLWLGSAQSRPLHHSAYDFNDDVIPYGISWFCEVVRGTLSAKI, encoded by the coding sequence ATGAACACGGACCATTTAGTCGCGCTGCGGCGTGACCTGCATGCGAACCCGGAACTGGGGTTTGCTGAGCACCGTACCGCCGGAATTGTGGCGGATTTTCTTACCGCGCTGGATATCGAAGTCCACCGGGGGATCGGTAAAACCGGTGTGGTCGGCGTGCTGCGCTGCGGCACCAGCAGCCGGATGATTGGCCTGCGCGCGGATATGGATGCGCTGCCGATGGACGATGCCGGTAGCCAGGCATGGAAAAGCCAGCAGCCCGGACGCTGCCACGCCTGCGGGCATGACGGCCATACCACTATGCTGCTGGGGGCCGCAGAAGCGCTGGCACACTCACGCGATTTTGATGGCACCGTGGTCTTTATCTTTCAGCCAGCGGAAGAGGGGCTGGCAGGGGCGAAGGCGATGATCGACGACGGCCTGTTTACCCGCTTTCCCTGTGAGGCGGTATATGCGGTGCATAACTGGCCGGAGCTGCCGCTGGGGACAGCCCAGACCCGTCCGGGCCCGATAATGGCAGCGGCAGATCGCTTCGATATCACCGTAAAGGGCGGCGGCGGCCATGCCGCGCAGCCGCACCTCAGCCCGGACACGCTGCTGGCCACCAGCGAACTGGTGGTGCAACTCAACACCATCGTGGCGCGTGCCGTGGACCCGTGTGAGCCCGCCCTGCTGACGGTAACCCGTATCAACGGCGGCTTCTCGCACAATATGATCCCGGCCCAGGCTACCCTCACCGGCACGGTGCGCACTTTCAGTCCGGCGGTACAGGATGTGATTGAAAAACGCCTGCGCGAAATGGCCGAACACGTCACGGCAGCCCAGGGGCTTCAGGCGGAAGTGGTCTACAACCGCTACTATCCCGCTACCGTCAACAGCGCACAGCAGGCAAGCCTTGCCTTGCTTGCAGCAGAACGTGCCGGGCTGAAAACCGCTGAGGCACCCAAACCCGCACTGACCTCCGAAGACTTCTCCTTTATGTTGCAGGCGGTGCCCGGTGCCTATCTGTGGCTGGGCTCGGCACAGAGCCGCCCGCTGCACCATTCCGCCTACGACTTCAATGACGACGTCATCCCTTATGGCATCAGCTGGTTCTGCGAAGTGGTGCGCGGCACGCTCAGCGCGAAAATATAA
- a CDS encoding thiamine pyrophosphate-requiring protein, with the protein MSTKTSDFFVERLKAWGVTRIYGYPGDGINGVLGALQRAEKRGEGIEFIQVRHEEMAAFMAVGHAKFTGELGVCLSTGGPGATHLLTGLYDAKMDHAPVLAIAGQAETTARGASYQQEMNLDRVFSDVANFVQETATPAQLRHLVDRGVRIAKAQNGVAVLILPKDVQDEPWESPAHAHGYTHSAVGYQRPKVVPYPADLARAAEVLNAGKRVAILIGSGARGAAVEVVQAANLLGAGVAKALLGKDVLPDDAPFVTGSIGLLGTQPSAEMMKSCDTLLMIGSGFPWTEFLPEEGQARAVQIDIDPAMLGLRYPAEVNLHGDAAETLRELLPLLTHKEDREWQEEIARQVQAWWQVMEDRAMAKASPVNPQRVVWEMSPLLPDNAIVTSDSGSCANWFARDYRVKQGQRATLSGGLACMGAAVPYAIAAKFAEPEKPVVALVGDGAMQMNNMAELITIQKYWKQWATPHLIVCVFNNQDLNQVTWEQRVMEGNPRYEASQDVPDVHYAQFAESLGLKGIYIDDPEKLSSAWAEALAADRPVVLEVKTDPEVAPLPPHITFKQAKAFMASMAKGDRGAGKVIADTASQLLNEVLPGKH; encoded by the coding sequence ATGAGCACCAAAACCAGTGATTTTTTTGTTGAACGTCTGAAAGCCTGGGGCGTAACCCGCATTTATGGTTACCCTGGCGACGGCATCAACGGCGTACTGGGGGCGCTTCAGCGCGCGGAAAAACGCGGCGAGGGCATCGAGTTCATTCAGGTCCGCCATGAGGAAATGGCCGCCTTTATGGCTGTGGGGCACGCTAAATTCACCGGCGAGCTGGGGGTCTGTCTCTCCACCGGCGGCCCTGGCGCCACCCATCTGCTGACCGGCTTATACGATGCAAAAATGGATCACGCGCCGGTGCTGGCGATAGCAGGCCAGGCTGAAACCACCGCGCGCGGTGCCAGCTATCAGCAGGAGATGAACCTGGATCGCGTCTTCTCTGACGTGGCAAACTTTGTTCAGGAGACGGCCACCCCGGCTCAACTCCGCCATCTTGTGGATCGTGGCGTGCGGATTGCCAAAGCGCAAAACGGCGTGGCGGTGCTGATCCTGCCGAAAGATGTTCAGGACGAACCCTGGGAATCCCCGGCACATGCCCACGGTTACACCCACTCTGCGGTTGGCTATCAGCGCCCTAAAGTCGTGCCTTATCCTGCCGATCTCGCGCGGGCTGCCGAAGTCTTAAACGCCGGTAAACGCGTGGCAATCCTGATTGGCTCAGGGGCCAGAGGCGCGGCTGTTGAAGTGGTACAGGCGGCAAACCTGCTGGGCGCGGGCGTGGCAAAAGCGCTGCTGGGCAAAGACGTGCTGCCGGATGATGCGCCTTTCGTCACCGGCTCCATTGGCCTGCTGGGCACCCAACCTTCTGCTGAAATGATGAAATCCTGCGACACCCTGCTGATGATTGGTTCGGGCTTCCCCTGGACGGAATTCTTGCCGGAAGAGGGCCAGGCCAGAGCCGTACAGATCGATATCGATCCCGCCATGCTGGGGCTGCGCTATCCTGCCGAAGTGAATCTCCACGGGGATGCGGCTGAAACCCTGCGTGAACTTCTGCCGCTGCTGACCCATAAAGAAGACCGCGAGTGGCAGGAAGAGATTGCCCGTCAGGTGCAGGCCTGGTGGCAGGTGATGGAAGACCGGGCGATGGCCAAAGCCAGCCCGGTGAATCCTCAGCGGGTAGTGTGGGAGATGTCTCCGCTGCTGCCGGACAATGCAATTGTCACCTCAGATTCCGGCTCCTGTGCCAACTGGTTTGCCCGCGACTACCGGGTTAAACAGGGGCAAAGGGCTACCTTATCCGGCGGGCTGGCCTGTATGGGCGCGGCGGTTCCCTACGCGATTGCCGCCAAGTTTGCCGAGCCGGAAAAACCGGTGGTGGCGCTGGTGGGCGATGGCGCGATGCAAATGAACAACATGGCGGAACTGATCACTATCCAGAAATACTGGAAACAGTGGGCGACGCCTCATCTGATCGTGTGCGTGTTCAATAATCAGGATTTAAATCAGGTCACCTGGGAGCAACGGGTGATGGAGGGGAATCCCCGTTATGAAGCCTCGCAGGATGTTCCCGACGTGCATTACGCCCAGTTTGCGGAATCGCTGGGGCTGAAGGGCATTTACATTGACGATCCCGAAAAGCTGAGCAGCGCATGGGCTGAAGCGCTGGCTGCCGACAGGCCGGTGGTGCTGGAGGTGAAAACCGATCCGGAAGTGGCCCCGCTGCCTCCGCATATTACCTTTAAGCAGGCCAAAGCCTTTATGGCCTCTATGGCGAAAGGCGACCGGGGCGCAGGCAAGGTCATTGCCGATACCGCCAGCCAGCTGCTGAACGAAGTGCTGCCGGGCAAGCATTAA
- a CDS encoding glyoxylate/hydroxypyruvate reductase A encodes MNIVYKSSAERGRVWAELLAKLAPEATFRQWPDTGNPEEVDYLVAWQPPENILGKFPNLKVLFSVGAGADQFDYASLPPELPVVRMIEPGLTSGMVEYVTFAVLGLHRDMPRYLHQQRLQVWHEHPGQIASRRRVGVMGVGALGEAALKPLVALGFDCAGWSRSAKTLPGVHSYAGEAQLGAFLARTDILICLLPLTAATEEILNHALFSQLPEGASLVQVGRGKHLNQQHLLEALESGQLSAAVIDVTTPEPLPEGHPFWSHPAIWLTPHIASQTQPESAVQALLENIRRFEQGEQMNGLVDRERGY; translated from the coding sequence ATGAATATTGTCTATAAATCCTCAGCCGAACGGGGCCGGGTCTGGGCTGAACTGCTGGCTAAGCTGGCCCCGGAAGCGACCTTCCGCCAGTGGCCCGACACCGGTAATCCCGAAGAGGTGGACTACCTGGTGGCCTGGCAGCCGCCGGAGAACATCCTCGGGAAGTTTCCCAATCTCAAAGTGCTGTTCTCTGTCGGTGCCGGAGCGGATCAGTTTGATTACGCCAGCCTGCCGCCGGAACTGCCGGTAGTGCGGATGATTGAACCTGGCCTCACCAGCGGGATGGTGGAATATGTCACCTTTGCCGTGCTGGGGTTGCACCGTGATATGCCACGTTATCTGCATCAGCAACGGCTACAGGTGTGGCACGAACATCCGGGCCAGATCGCTTCCCGCCGTCGGGTAGGGGTGATGGGCGTCGGCGCATTAGGCGAAGCCGCCCTCAAACCGCTGGTAGCGCTGGGCTTTGACTGTGCAGGCTGGAGCCGCTCGGCCAAAACGCTGCCCGGCGTGCACAGCTACGCTGGCGAAGCGCAACTGGGCGCGTTTCTGGCCCGTACCGATATCCTGATCTGCCTGCTACCGCTGACGGCGGCCACGGAAGAGATCCTCAACCACGCCCTGTTCAGCCAGCTACCAGAGGGCGCTTCACTGGTGCAGGTGGGCCGGGGTAAACACCTGAACCAGCAGCATCTGCTGGAGGCGCTGGAGAGCGGCCAGCTCAGCGCTGCGGTGATCGACGTCACCACGCCCGAGCCGCTGCCGGAAGGGCACCCGTTCTGGAGCCACCCGGCAATCTGGCTGACGCCGCACATTGCCAGCCAGACGCAGCCGGAGAGCGCGGTGCAGGCGTTGCTGGAGAACATCCGCCGGTTTGAGCAGGGCGAACAGATGAACGGTCTGGTAGACAGAGAACGGGGATACTGA
- a CDS encoding Lrp/AsnC family transcriptional regulator, which yields MNGLMKLDRIDINILVQLQKDGRISNVNLADAVGLSPSPCLQRVKRLETAGFITGYEAHINLTKITDSVTVFTEVTLAGHRREDFMRFEGAIREVDELMECHLITGGYDYLLRFITRSIEHYQEVIENLLDAKVGIDKYFSYIVIKSPIMKSSVPLRSLISRHTQVEY from the coding sequence ATGAACGGCTTAATGAAACTGGATCGTATCGATATCAACATTCTGGTGCAGCTGCAAAAAGATGGCCGCATCAGCAATGTGAACCTGGCCGATGCCGTTGGTCTCTCTCCCAGCCCCTGCCTTCAGCGCGTAAAGCGTCTGGAAACCGCCGGTTTTATCACCGGCTATGAAGCCCATATCAATCTGACTAAAATCACTGACTCGGTCACCGTATTTACGGAAGTGACCCTGGCCGGCCACCGTCGTGAAGATTTTATGCGTTTTGAAGGCGCAATCCGCGAAGTGGATGAGCTGATGGAATGCCATCTGATCACCGGCGGCTACGATTACCTGCTGCGCTTTATCACCCGCAGCATTGAGCATTATCAGGAAGTGATTGAGAACCTGCTGGATGCCAAAGTCGGCATTGATAAATACTTCAGCTATATCGTGATCAAATCCCCGATCATGAAAAGCAGCGTGCCCCTGCGCTCGCTGATTTCCCGCCATACTCAGGTTGAGTACTGA
- a CDS encoding GNAT family N-acetyltransferase yields the protein MTIQITAMQERHLEQAFALTQQLKWPHRLADWQQALQLGEGVVAEHEGELLGTAIFWRWGHDYASLGLVIVADQAQGKGIGKQLMQTMLQKLEGSNVRLHATAMGKPLYEKLGFVATGFIEQHQCRELGEVIPLAPEQGQLLRPASQKDVGLMTELDQQAHGQYRPALIASLVEGAERTLLLEEQGVVVGFACLRRFGHGYAVGPVICRDLDRAKVLVTALLAGLQGEFVRIDTDNECGLGDWLNTLGLPQVDAPVTMYKGTPWQPAGMKTFGLMSQAMA from the coding sequence ATGACGATTCAGATTACGGCAATGCAGGAAAGGCACCTTGAACAGGCTTTTGCTTTAACACAGCAGCTGAAATGGCCGCACCGGCTGGCGGACTGGCAGCAGGCTCTGCAACTGGGTGAAGGCGTGGTTGCCGAGCACGAAGGGGAGCTGCTGGGTACGGCCATCTTCTGGCGCTGGGGCCATGATTATGCCTCACTGGGCCTGGTCATTGTTGCGGACCAGGCGCAGGGCAAAGGGATTGGCAAACAGCTGATGCAGACGATGCTACAGAAGCTGGAAGGATCCAACGTGCGGCTGCACGCCACAGCAATGGGCAAGCCGCTGTACGAAAAGCTGGGCTTTGTCGCTACCGGGTTTATTGAGCAGCACCAGTGCCGTGAGCTGGGCGAGGTGATCCCGCTGGCACCGGAGCAGGGGCAGCTTCTGCGTCCGGCCAGCCAGAAAGATGTCGGGCTGATGACGGAGCTGGATCAGCAGGCGCACGGGCAGTACCGTCCGGCGCTGATTGCCAGCCTGGTGGAGGGCGCCGAACGCACGCTGCTGCTGGAAGAGCAGGGCGTGGTCGTCGGGTTTGCCTGCCTGCGTCGTTTCGGGCATGGCTATGCCGTGGGGCCGGTTATCTGCCGCGATCTGGATCGTGCCAAAGTGCTGGTCACCGCGCTGCTAGCCGGTTTACAGGGAGAGTTTGTGCGTATTGATACTGACAACGAATGCGGCCTGGGCGACTGGCTCAACACGCTGGGCCTGCCACAGGTTGATGCCCCCGTCACCATGTATAAAGGCACGCCGTGGCAGCCTGCGGGCATGAAAACTTTCGGTCTGATGTCGCAGGCGATGGCCTGA